The DNA segment ATTCCCGCGGTACAATGTGACGCTGAGGCGCTACCTTTCCCTAATAATTACTTTGATTGTGTCAGTGTTGCTTTTGGTTTACGTAATATGACGCATAAAGATAAAGCACTCAAAGAAATGACGCGTATCCTAAAACCAGGCGGTAGATTATTAGTGCTAGAGTTTTCTGCTATTTGGGCACCGTTAAAACCACTATATGACCTGTATTCCTTTAAGCTACTGCCTAAAATGGGTGAGCTGATTGCTAAGGACGCTGCAAGTTATCAATACTTGGCAGAATCCATCAGAATGCACCCAGATCAGCTAACACTAAAAAACATGATGGAAGAGGCAGGGCTGTTTTCTGTCAAATGGTTTAACTTAACGGCTGGGGTAGTAGCACTTCATCGCGGATATAAAATATAAATGATTGACTCTATCCTTCCTCAGTCTATTAGAGAAAAATTGATTACTCTCACTAATCATCAATTTACTCGACTCATATCAAGCAATGCTTGGGTTTTGGATAGGTTAAAACCCCATCACAACAAACATATTCAATTGATTATTGGTCCTCAGTATTTTTACCTACTCATTAATGACAATGGGTTACCTCAGTTTATTGAAAAAAGTGAGGGAGATCCAGATTTAATGATTTCTATTGATAGCTCCTCTTTACCCGAAATTATCAAGAGCCCGGATAACGTACTTCATTACATTCATATGCAAGGCAATACTGCTTTAGCTAATGACTTGGGGTTTGTAGCAAAGAATTTTAGACCTGATCTTGAAGAAATACTGAGTCACTTTGTAGGGAATATTTTAGCTTATCGTGCAGCTCAATTTACTAAACATACTTTTTCTTATGGTCAATCTGTATTTAACTTAATTAAGAATAGTATTAGTGAGTACATGACAGAGGAAAAACAATTGTTGTTGTCACGCGCTGAATTTAATGATTGGCGTGAAGCACTACAGGATCTCACTTTACAACTAACCAAGATTGAAACCCAACTGCGTAATAAAACATAATGCGACTACTTAGAATTTTTAAAATACTATCTGTTTTTATCCGCTATGGACTAGATGAGTTTCTCTTTTCTACTAATAATTTTTCTTATACAAAACGTATTAGTAAAGGTCTTCTTTTTTGGCGCCCTATTACTACCCCACGTGGTAATCGTTTACGCTTGGCACTTGAAACACTGGGTCCTATATTCGTTAAGTTCGGTCAGGCTCTCTCCACACGTCGAGACTTACTACCACCTGATATCGCTGATGAATTAGCTCTACTACAAGACAGAGTAGCGCCATTCCCAGGTCTATTGGCAAAGAAAATGCTTGAGGATATTTATCAACGTCCGTTAGATAAAGTCTTCAAAACCTTTACTATCGAACCCGTGGCTAGCGCTTCTGTGGCTCAAGTCCATTTTGCTACGTTACATACAGGCGAAGAAGTTGCTGTTAAATTACTAAGACCCAATGTTCATCAAATGATTGCTCGTGATGTAGCACTTCTGTTCAGCATTGCGCATCTCATTGAACGATTCATTCCTACATCACGCCGATTACATCCAGTGGAAGTAATACAAGAATTTGAAAAGCACTTAAAAGATGAGCTGGATTTAATGGTTGAAGCCTCTAATGCCAGTCAATTACGTCGAAATTTTGCCGATCGAAGACTTCTTATCATTCCAGAAGTGTACTGGGACTATTGCGACAACTCTGTCATGGTTATGGAACGTATGAACGGTACCCCAATTAGCCAAGTAGATAAATTAAGAGCGTTGGGCGTTGATATCCCTAAACTTGCTCGTGATGGGGTTGAGATTTTTTTTACGCAAGTCTTCAGAGATGGATTCTTTCATGCTGATATGCATCCTGGCAATATCCAAGTAGCTGATGATGGACGCTATGTTGGTTTGGATTTTGGTATTGTAGGCACATTAAATAAAACAGATAAAAATTATCTAGCACAAAATTTCATTGCTTTTTTCAGACGTGATTATGCCCGTGTAGCTCAAGCGCATATTGAAGCTGGATGGGTTCCTAAAGACACCCGTCCTGATGAATTTGAGTCTGCTATCCGCTCAGTCTGCGAACCTATTTTTGATAAGCCTTTAAAAGATATATCCTTTGGCAAGGTACTACTGAGATTATTCCAAGTATCAAGACGATTTAATATGGAAGTCCAACCACAGTTAGTGTTACTACAAAAAACACTGCTTAATGTAGAGGGTTTAGGACGTGATTTAGACCCTGAATTAGATTTATGGAAGACAGCCAAACCCTTTTTAGAAAAATGGATGAGTGAGCAAATTGGGGTGCGTGGTTTAATTAAAGCAATTAAAAATGAAGGTGGGCAGTGGGTTAGTCTTGTACCAGAATTACCACGTTTAATTCATCAAAAACTAAATCAAGACAGTGATACTCTCAAACTCAAT comes from the Ferrovum sp. PN-J185 genome and includes:
- the ubiE gene encoding bifunctional demethylmenaquinone methyltransferase/2-methoxy-6-polyprenyl-1,4-benzoquinol methylase UbiE, producing the protein MNKTHFGFTEVDESEKAKRVGAVFDSVASSYDIMNDMMSMGLHRIWKRFTIHTAAIQSNERILDIASGSGDLALGFAKKLGPQGQIIMSDINGSMLERGRNRVLDQGVAIPAVQCDAEALPFPNNYFDCVSVAFGLRNMTHKDKALKEMTRILKPGGRLLVLEFSAIWAPLKPLYDLYSFKLLPKMGELIAKDAASYQYLAESIRMHPDQLTLKNMMEEAGLFSVKWFNLTAGVVALHRGYKI
- a CDS encoding ubiquinone biosynthesis accessory factor UbiJ translates to MIDSILPQSIREKLITLTNHQFTRLISSNAWVLDRLKPHHNKHIQLIIGPQYFYLLINDNGLPQFIEKSEGDPDLMISIDSSSLPEIIKSPDNVLHYIHMQGNTALANDLGFVAKNFRPDLEEILSHFVGNILAYRAAQFTKHTFSYGQSVFNLIKNSISEYMTEEKQLLLSRAEFNDWREALQDLTLQLTKIETQLRNKT
- the ubiB gene encoding ubiquinone biosynthesis regulatory protein kinase UbiB; its protein translation is MRLLRIFKILSVFIRYGLDEFLFSTNNFSYTKRISKGLLFWRPITTPRGNRLRLALETLGPIFVKFGQALSTRRDLLPPDIADELALLQDRVAPFPGLLAKKMLEDIYQRPLDKVFKTFTIEPVASASVAQVHFATLHTGEEVAVKLLRPNVHQMIARDVALLFSIAHLIERFIPTSRRLHPVEVIQEFEKHLKDELDLMVEASNASQLRRNFADRRLLIIPEVYWDYCDNSVMVMERMNGTPISQVDKLRALGVDIPKLARDGVEIFFTQVFRDGFFHADMHPGNIQVADDGRYVGLDFGIVGTLNKTDKNYLAQNFIAFFRRDYARVAQAHIEAGWVPKDTRPDEFESAIRSVCEPIFDKPLKDISFGKVLLRLFQVSRRFNMEVQPQLVLLQKTLLNVEGLGRDLDPELDLWKTAKPFLEKWMSEQIGVRGLIKAIKNEGGQWVSLVPELPRLIHQKLNQDSDTLKLNQDIEIIKAQNSSLQKWLMLTLFLLGLVLGSEIAQWLS